Proteins from one Cervus canadensis isolate Bull #8, Minnesota chromosome 25, ASM1932006v1, whole genome shotgun sequence genomic window:
- the LOC122427157 gene encoding olfactory receptor 8S1-like, with amino-acid sequence MPHTSVPLTENSERTLLYMIMKNHSAINEFVLLGLSVDPNIQAVLFVLFLLIYLLTLMGNLLMLLMIRADFHPHTPMYFFLRQLSFLDLCHSSVTVPKMLENLLSESKTIFIESCLAQAFFVFTTGGTEACLLAVMAYDRYVAISSPLLYGQVMNSQLCVGLVWGSWGLAFVDALINILLAVDLDYCEDQTIPHFSCELSSLFPLSCSDTSTNFTLLLCSSFLHFFGTFVFIFFSYTCIVSTILSISSTSGRSKAFSTCSSHLTTVILFYGSGFLSYLLPASGSALEMIVSLQYSVITPMLNPFIYSLQNKEVKAAMGRVFRKYFHSLL; translated from the exons ATGCCACATACCAGTGTACCACTAACTGAGAATTCAG aaagaaCACTTCTCTATATGATAATGAAAAACCATAGTGCTATCAATGAGTTCGTTCTTCTTGGACTATCTGTTGACCCAAATATTCAGGCTGTACTCTTTGTGCTGTTCCTTCTGATTTACCTCCTCACTCTGATGGGAAATTTATTGATGCTGCTGATGATTAGGGCTGATTTTCACCCCCACACACCCATGTACTTCTTCTTGAGACAGCTCTCCTTTCTGGATCTCTGCCATTCATCCGTCACAGTCCCCAAGATGCTGGAAAATCTACTTTCTGAAAGTAAAACCATCTTCATAGAGAGCTGCCTGGCTCAGGCCTTCTTTGTGTTTACCACCGGGGGCACTGAGGCCTGTCTGCTggctgtgatggcctatgaccgctacgtAGCCATCAGCTCCCCTCTGCTTTACGGCCAGGTGATGAACAGCCAGCTCTGTGTTGGGCTGGTGTGGGGCTCCTGGGGCCTGGCCTTTGTGGATGCTCTCATCAACATCCTCCTGGCTGTCGATTTAGACTATTGTGAGGACCAAACTATTCCCCACTTCAGCTGCGAGctgtcttccctcttccctctgtcTTGCTCTGATACCTCCACCAATTTCACGCTCCTGCTCTGCTCTTCATTCTTACATTTCTTTGGAACCTTCGTCTTCATCTTCTTCTCTTATACCTGTATTGTCTCCACCATCTTgagcatcagctccacctcaggcaGAAGTAAAGCCTTCTctacctgctcctcccacctcacTACTGTGATTTTGTTTTATGGCTCAGGTTTCCTCAGCTATCTGTTGCCAGCCTCAGGTTCTGCCCTGGAGATGATCGTCTCCTTGCAATACAGCGTGATCACTCCCATGCTGAATCCTTTCATCTATAGCCTGCAGAACAAGGAGGTGAAGGCAGCTATGGGAAGAGTGTTTAGAAAAtactttcattctcttttgtaG